One window from the genome of Dongia rigui encodes:
- a CDS encoding aldo/keto reductase, which yields MEFRQLGRSGLKVPVLSFGTGTFGGGNEFFDKWGGVDQKVGNRQVDMCLDHGLNFFDTADVYSGGLAETILGTALHGKRDKALISTKATFAMGDGPNEKGSSRFHLIQAAEASLKRLGTDYIDVYFMHGFDALTPVEETLSALDNLVASGKVRYIGCSNFSGWHVMKALATSEKYGLARYVVYQGYYSLIGRDYEEEIMPLCIDQGVGTMVWSPLGWGRLTGKIRRGSADKSGRIASGGAEGGPPVDDNFLYDVVDALDAVAKETGKTVAQVALNWLLSRPTVCNLVLGARNEEQLEQNLGAIGWSLTADQIARLDKVSDKVPAYPYWHQRDFQERNPRPVGK from the coding sequence ATGGAATTTCGTCAGCTTGGCCGTTCCGGCCTCAAAGTCCCGGTCTTGAGCTTCGGCACGGGCACCTTCGGCGGCGGCAATGAGTTCTTCGACAAATGGGGCGGCGTCGACCAGAAAGTCGGCAACCGCCAGGTCGACATGTGCCTGGACCACGGGCTCAATTTCTTCGACACGGCGGATGTCTATTCGGGAGGGCTTGCCGAAACGATCCTGGGGACCGCCTTGCACGGCAAGCGCGACAAGGCGCTCATTTCGACCAAGGCGACCTTTGCCATGGGCGACGGCCCCAATGAAAAGGGCTCGTCCCGCTTCCACCTCATCCAGGCGGCGGAAGCGAGCCTGAAGCGCCTCGGCACCGATTACATCGACGTCTATTTCATGCACGGCTTCGATGCGCTCACACCCGTCGAGGAGACGCTCTCCGCCCTCGACAACCTCGTTGCCAGCGGCAAGGTACGCTATATCGGCTGCTCGAATTTCAGCGGCTGGCATGTGATGAAGGCGCTGGCCACCTCCGAGAAATACGGCCTCGCGCGCTATGTCGTTTATCAGGGCTATTACTCGCTGATCGGGCGCGATTACGAGGAAGAGATCATGCCGCTCTGCATCGACCAGGGGGTCGGCACCATGGTGTGGAGCCCCCTGGGCTGGGGTCGACTCACCGGCAAGATCCGGCGCGGATCGGCCGACAAATCCGGCCGCATCGCCAGCGGCGGCGCCGAAGGCGGCCCGCCGGTCGATGACAATTTCCTCTATGACGTGGTCGATGCCTTGGATGCCGTCGCCAAGGAAACCGGCAAAACCGTGGCGCAGGTGGCGCTCAACTGGCTGCTCTCGCGCCCCACTGTCTGCAATCTGGTGCTGGGTGCCCGGAACGAGGAACAGCTGGAGCAGAATCTGGGCGCCATCGGCTGGAGCCTCACAGCGGACCAGATCGCGCGCCTCGACAAGGTGAGCGACAAGGTGCCGGCTTACCCCTATTGGCACCAGCGCGACTTCCAGGAACGCAACCCGCGCCCCGTGGGGAAGTAA
- a CDS encoding pentapeptide repeat-containing protein, which translates to MSEQALMDVDELWGALAAHRLWLNKEKGGRRVDLSKFALEGASLRGVNLAKAKMVGAKLVNCDLAGANLNGADLFGADLSGTDLTGADCEDANLRGAQLKGANFTKAQLSGADLRSGNLLVDGGATALRDKSEMNQLTLSGANLERAKINGAVIRNANLSGANLRHAELVGADLTGTQLKGCDLSGANLSNADLTGARLDRAKVAGAKLDHVTLKDTNLFGVDMSTAMAGYIDTSHALQVDDSPDAIVRLKALIAAHGEWVATGGEKGERADFTGADFSGLDLSGSKLTGANFTNAKLRGTILKGANANLANFTNTDMSRADLTGAELRGAKFTESVLEGTFFREADLGPEIIKIKGHKDAVYPTIIADCRFSKTDFTNAKADGIVVQNFKMTGIIADMDFMDAIQAAIDKDTPAKNSAGKG; encoded by the coding sequence ATGTCCGAGCAAGCCCTGATGGATGTCGATGAATTGTGGGGCGCCCTCGCCGCGCACCGCCTTTGGCTCAACAAGGAAAAGGGCGGCCGGCGCGTCGATCTCAGCAAATTCGCACTCGAGGGCGCATCGTTGCGCGGTGTCAACCTCGCCAAGGCCAAGATGGTCGGCGCCAAGCTCGTCAATTGCGATCTGGCCGGCGCCAATCTCAACGGTGCCGACCTCTTCGGCGCCGACCTTTCCGGCACGGATCTCACCGGTGCCGATTGCGAGGATGCCAATCTGCGCGGCGCGCAGTTGAAGGGTGCCAATTTCACCAAGGCGCAGCTTTCGGGTGCCGATCTCAGGAGCGGCAACCTGCTGGTCGATGGCGGCGCCACCGCCCTGCGCGACAAGTCGGAGATGAACCAGTTGACCCTTTCCGGCGCCAATCTGGAACGCGCCAAGATCAATGGCGCCGTCATCCGCAACGCCAATCTTTCGGGCGCCAATCTGCGCCATGCGGAATTGGTGGGGGCGGACCTCACCGGCACGCAGTTGAAGGGTTGCGACCTCTCCGGCGCCAATCTCTCCAATGCCGACTTGACCGGCGCCAGGCTCGACCGCGCCAAGGTGGCGGGCGCCAAGCTCGACCATGTGACGCTCAAAGACACCAATTTGTTCGGCGTCGACATGTCGACCGCCATGGCGGGTTATATCGACACCTCGCACGCCCTGCAGGTCGACGATTCCCCGGACGCGATCGTGCGCCTCAAAGCGCTCATCGCCGCCCATGGCGAATGGGTGGCAACGGGCGGCGAGAAAGGCGAGCGCGCGGATTTCACCGGCGCCGATTTTTCCGGCCTCGATCTTTCCGGCAGCAAGCTCACCGGCGCCAATTTCACCAATGCCAAGCTGCGCGGCACCATCCTCAAAGGCGCCAACGCCAACCTCGCCAATTTCACCAATACCGATATGAGCCGCGCGGACCTCACCGGCGCCGAGCTGCGTGGTGCCAAGTTTACCGAAAGCGTGCTGGAAGGGACCTTCTTCCGCGAGGCCGATCTTGGCCCCGAGATCATCAAGATCAAGGGCCACAAGGACGCGGTCTATCCGACCATCATCGCCGATTGCCGCTTTTCGAAAACCGATTTCACCAATGCCAAGGCCGACGGCATCGTGGTGCAGAACTTCAAGATGACCGGCATCATCGCCGACATGGATTTCATGGACGCGATCCAGGCCGCCATCGACAAGGACACCCCGGCCAAGAACAGCGCCGGCAAGGGCTGA
- a CDS encoding undecaprenyl-diphosphate phosphatase: MDLITALQAALLGIVEGLTEFLPVSSTGHLILVIDLLGFAGPSGKLFEIVIQLGAILAVCWVYREKLLGTAMHLHDSVPARHFTAVILAAFLPSMVIGVLAYKTIKTVLFSPLVVSVMLIVGGIAMLLIERFRPKPQFHSTDDVTVKRALAVGLFQCIAMIPGVSRAGATIMGGMLMGIDRKTATEFSFFLAIPTMVAATAYDLYKNWHDLSADGAAVIGIGFLCAFLTALIVVRTAIGFVSRHGFAPFAVYRIVLGIVMLGLLLY, from the coding sequence ATGGATCTCATCACAGCGCTTCAGGCCGCCCTTCTGGGTATCGTCGAAGGCCTCACCGAATTCCTGCCCGTCTCGTCGACCGGCCATCTTATTCTGGTCATCGACCTCCTCGGCTTTGCCGGCCCCAGCGGCAAGCTGTTCGAGATCGTCATCCAGCTTGGCGCCATCCTGGCGGTGTGCTGGGTCTATCGGGAGAAGCTGCTGGGGACGGCGATGCATCTCCACGACAGCGTGCCGGCGCGGCATTTCACCGCCGTCATCCTGGCGGCCTTCCTCCCCTCCATGGTCATCGGCGTGCTGGCCTATAAGACGATCAAGACGGTGCTGTTCTCGCCCCTCGTCGTCTCGGTGATGCTGATCGTCGGCGGCATCGCCATGTTGTTGATCGAACGCTTCCGCCCCAAGCCGCAATTCCATTCCACCGATGACGTCACCGTGAAACGGGCCCTGGCGGTGGGCCTTTTCCAATGCATCGCCATGATCCCGGGGGTGAGCCGCGCCGGGGCCACCATCATGGGCGGCATGCTGATGGGGATCGACCGCAAGACCGCGACCGAGTTCTCCTTCTTCCTCGCCATCCCGACCATGGTCGCCGCCACGGCCTATGATCTTTATAAGAATTGGCACGATCTCAGTGCCGACGGCGCCGCCGTTATCGGCATCGGTTTCCTGTGCGCCTTCTTAACCGCCCTGATCGTGGTGCGGACGGCGATCGGCTTCGTCAGCAGGCACGGCTTTGCGCCCTTTGCCGTCTACCGCATCGTTCTGGGCATCGTCATGCTGGGACTGCTGCTCTACTAA
- a CDS encoding alpha/beta fold hydrolase, whose amino-acid sequence MAALQAEGRRRFGQLLTGIEAYRKHPHQRDLAPAPVLWDQGTTKLRDYRGTRDAKTPRPRVLVIPSLVNRYYVLDLEREASFLRWLGANGFDPFVVDWDAPGYIERSFDLTDYIAGRLEGALDAVKREPGGPIHIIGYCMGGNLALALALRRQADIAGLVLLATPWDFHAENPGHAQMMGQIGRQLEPLLQILGELPVDMLQAFFSGLDPFQVLRKFQHFGTLDPASNGARRFVALEDWLNDGISLAAPVARECLTGWYGENTPQKLSWKVADKVVNPAGFDRPALNVIPGTDRIVPPESARALTRRFRQIDEMVPTAGHIGMMVGRSAAPDVWAPIAAWMRQR is encoded by the coding sequence ATGGCGGCGCTGCAGGCTGAAGGGCGGCGGCGCTTCGGCCAGCTGCTCACCGGGATCGAGGCTTATCGGAAACATCCCCACCAGCGCGATTTGGCGCCGGCGCCGGTCCTCTGGGATCAAGGGACCACCAAGCTGCGCGATTACCGCGGCACGCGGGACGCCAAGACGCCGCGGCCCCGCGTGCTGGTCATCCCGTCGCTGGTCAACCGCTATTACGTCCTGGATCTGGAGCGCGAGGCCTCGTTCCTGCGCTGGCTCGGCGCCAACGGCTTCGACCCCTTCGTCGTCGATTGGGATGCGCCCGGCTATATCGAGCGCAGCTTCGACCTCACCGATTACATCGCCGGGCGTTTGGAAGGGGCCCTCGATGCGGTAAAGCGCGAACCGGGCGGGCCGATCCACATCATCGGCTATTGCATGGGGGGCAATCTGGCGCTGGCGCTGGCCCTGCGGCGGCAGGCGGATATCGCGGGCCTGGTTCTCCTCGCCACACCCTGGGATTTCCACGCTGAAAACCCCGGCCACGCGCAGATGATGGGCCAGATCGGGCGCCAGCTCGAACCCCTCCTGCAGATCCTGGGCGAGCTGCCGGTCGACATGCTGCAGGCGTTCTTCTCTGGCCTCGATCCTTTCCAGGTGCTTCGGAAATTCCAGCATTTCGGGACACTCGACCCCGCGAGCAATGGCGCCAGGCGCTTCGTGGCGCTGGAAGACTGGCTCAATGACGGCATCAGCCTTGCTGCCCCCGTGGCGCGCGAATGCCTTACTGGCTGGTATGGCGAGAACACGCCGCAGAAACTGAGCTGGAAAGTAGCCGACAAGGTCGTCAATCCGGCGGGCTTCGACCGCCCGGCGCTCAATGTCATTCCCGGCACCGACCGCATCGTGCCGCCGGAGAGCGCCCGCGCCCTCACCCGGCGCTTTCGCCAGATCGATGAAATGGTCCCCACGGCCGGGCATATCGGCATGATGGTGGGGCGGTCCGCCGCTCCCGACGTCTGGGCGCCCATCGCCGCCTGGATGCGGCAGCGATAA
- the phaR gene encoding polyhydroxyalkanoate synthesis repressor PhaR, protein MMAVPGDQNKGDQAKAGDKQAPVRIKKYANRRLYNTATSSYVTLDYLAQMVREGLDFTVEDAKSGEDITRSVLTQIIVEEESKGQNMLPINFLRQLISLYGDNLQFLVPGYLEKSMESFGANQEQIRQYMKENFANVLPLDRLEEMSKQNMAFFQQAMSMWNPFKVGSTGPASPSGDARPESAPRGGEELSDLKTQMQALQRQLEQLTKAGQKAD, encoded by the coding sequence ATGATGGCTGTGCCAGGTGACCAGAACAAGGGCGACCAAGCCAAAGCCGGCGACAAGCAGGCGCCGGTCCGCATCAAGAAATACGCCAACCGCCGTCTCTACAACACGGCCACCAGTTCCTACGTGACGCTCGATTACCTGGCGCAGATGGTGCGCGAGGGGCTCGACTTCACGGTCGAGGATGCCAAGTCGGGCGAGGACATCACCCGCTCGGTGCTGACCCAGATCATCGTCGAAGAGGAATCGAAGGGGCAGAACATGCTGCCCATCAATTTCCTGCGCCAGCTGATCAGCCTTTACGGCGACAATCTCCAGTTCCTGGTTCCCGGTTATCTGGAAAAGAGCATGGAGAGCTTCGGCGCCAATCAGGAGCAGATTCGCCAGTACATGAAGGAGAACTTCGCCAACGTCCTGCCGCTCGACCGTCTCGAGGAGATGTCGAAGCAGAACATGGCCTTCTTCCAGCAGGCGATGAGCATGTGGAACCCCTTCAAGGTCGGCTCGACCGGTCCCGCTTCACCTAGCGGCGACGCGCGGCCGGAAAGTGCCCCGCGCGGCGGCGAGGAACTCTCCGATCTGAAGACCCAGATGCAGGCCCTGCAGCGGCAGCTGGAACAGCTGACCAAGGCGGGACAGAAGGCGGATTGA
- a CDS encoding alpha/beta fold hydrolase, with protein sequence MRAQINGTELFITVSGQEDRPALILGHSLATSHEMWGLQATLFARHFRVVNFDMRGHGASAVPGGAYTIDQLADDVIGVADHLRLKRFHFAGLSIGGLIGQSLGYRHGDRLEKLILSSTFTGINGPDAVKLWTDRAAAVRASGPEGQADGTMSRWLSAEFQKANPQTAQWIRDLITSTPANGYAGCADAIRDMNLSAEKLAAIKVPTLVIAGEKDPGATPAEAAKIAAAIPNAKAFVMPGGYHLCNVETPHLFNETVLAFLLGGKNG encoded by the coding sequence ATGCGCGCGCAGATCAACGGCACCGAGCTGTTCATCACGGTGTCGGGACAGGAAGATAGACCGGCCCTCATTCTCGGCCACTCGCTGGCCACCAGCCATGAAATGTGGGGCCTGCAGGCGACGCTCTTCGCGCGCCATTTCCGTGTCGTCAACTTCGATATGCGCGGCCACGGCGCCAGTGCGGTGCCGGGTGGTGCCTACACCATCGACCAGTTGGCCGACGACGTGATCGGGGTTGCCGATCATCTGCGGCTGAAGCGCTTCCACTTTGCCGGGCTTTCCATCGGCGGCCTGATCGGCCAGTCGCTGGGCTACCGGCATGGCGACCGGCTGGAGAAACTCATCCTCTCCAGCACCTTCACCGGCATCAACGGGCCGGACGCGGTCAAGCTGTGGACCGATCGTGCGGCTGCCGTGCGCGCCAGCGGGCCGGAAGGCCAGGCCGACGGCACGATGTCGCGCTGGCTGTCGGCCGAGTTCCAGAAAGCCAACCCGCAGACCGCGCAATGGATTCGCGACCTCATTACCTCGACGCCGGCCAATGGCTATGCCGGCTGCGCCGATGCGATCCGGGATATGAATCTCTCTGCTGAGAAGCTTGCCGCGATCAAGGTGCCGACCTTGGTGATCGCCGGCGAAAAGGATCCCGGTGCCACACCGGCCGAGGCAGCCAAGATCGCCGCCGCCATTCCGAACGCCAAAGCCTTCGTCATGCCGGGCGGCTATCACCTGTGCAACGTCGAAACGCCGCACCTCTTCAACGAGACGGTGCTGGCCTTCCTCCTCGGCGGAAAGAATGGCTGA
- a CDS encoding DMT family transporter: MIGTDAASPNTILMRGVPVLFVLLWATGFLVARYAIPYAPPFTLLVIRFACASAMMAGIGFVFGARWPRTWRECTHIVVTGILLQAVYLGGCYGAIYAGLPAGMVALIAGLQPIVTAALAGPLLGERLKPLQWLGAALGFIGLTMVIWHKLAFDSGHLWALFFAFVQLFGITAATLYQKRFSPNADLKAGAAIQYAAATLVLLPVMFWVGVGHVDWQPQFIAAMAWIIIVLSGISIALLTWMIQRGAASKVASLFYLTPPGAALGAFLWFDERLDALALSGMGVVALGVFLVNRK; the protein is encoded by the coding sequence ATGATCGGCACCGACGCGGCATCACCCAACACCATCCTGATGCGCGGCGTGCCGGTGCTCTTCGTCCTCCTGTGGGCGACGGGCTTTCTCGTCGCGCGTTACGCCATTCCCTACGCGCCGCCCTTTACTTTGCTGGTGATCCGCTTTGCCTGCGCCTCGGCGATGATGGCGGGGATCGGCTTCGTCTTCGGCGCGCGCTGGCCACGGACCTGGCGCGAATGCACGCATATCGTCGTCACCGGGATCCTGTTGCAGGCTGTCTATCTTGGCGGCTGTTATGGCGCGATCTACGCGGGATTGCCGGCCGGCATGGTAGCCCTCATCGCCGGCCTGCAGCCGATTGTCACGGCCGCATTGGCAGGTCCATTGCTGGGCGAAAGGCTGAAGCCATTGCAATGGCTGGGCGCCGCGTTGGGCTTCATCGGCCTCACCATGGTGATCTGGCACAAGCTGGCCTTCGACAGCGGCCATCTCTGGGCACTGTTCTTTGCCTTCGTGCAGCTCTTTGGCATCACCGCGGCAACGCTCTATCAAAAGCGCTTCAGCCCCAACGCCGATCTCAAGGCCGGTGCTGCGATCCAATACGCGGCGGCGACACTTGTGCTGTTGCCGGTCATGTTCTGGGTCGGCGTGGGTCACGTCGACTGGCAGCCGCAATTCATCGCCGCCATGGCCTGGATCATCATCGTGCTGTCCGGCATCTCGATCGCGCTCCTCACCTGGATGATCCAGCGCGGTGCCGCATCGAAAGTGGCGAGCCTCTTTTACCTGACGCCGCCGGGCGCGGCCCTTGGCGCGTTCTTGTGGTTCGACGAGCGCCTGGACGCCCTGGCTCTCTCCGGCATGGGTGTCGTGGCACTCGGCGTCTTCCTGGTGAACAGGAAATGA